ttcctgcacacatttgtcgctTGTGATTGggtgactagatgtgttcagctagctgccagtagtgcaatgctgttccttcagcaaaggataacaagagaattaaagtaataggtcaaaattcaactttttatgattcagatagagcagcaattttaagcacatttctaatttattccaattatcaatttttcttccttctcttggtatcttaatttgaatgtaagcttagaagccggcccattttttggttcagcacctgggtagcgcttgctgattggtggctacatttagacaccaatcagaaagtgctacccaggtgctgaacaaaaaaatgggctggctcctatgtttgcattcttactttttcaaataaagatacaacgagtacaaagaaaaattgataataggagtaaattagaaagttgcccgctctttccaaatcatgaaagtttaaatttgacaagactattcctttaagcaaatttgataatagaagtaaattgaaaaattgtttgttATTGTATATTCTAtgcgaataatgaaagaaaatgtgggggtttcctttccctttaacatGAAGAATGTATAGCATCACAaaaccaaaattaaaaaagaaagtcatattaaaaggaccagtaaataaagtagatttgcataattccAATGTTAGGTCcattttcactcctcctgtatcaattgacaaccatcagccaatcccaattCCATATatggattcttgcacatgctcagtaggagctggtgactcaaaaagtgtaaatataaaaagactgtgcacagtttgttaacataaataaattagatagttgtttaaaatcacctgctctatctgaatcatgaaagttaattttgacttgagtgtcccattaaaGGAGTAGGGCTTTATTAGATTACACCTAATGTATATTTCTAATAGTCACATTAatctaatataataaataattgatGTCTTTCTCAAGCCCCCCCTcgcccaaaaaaaataaatatttagaataaagtttatttcaataaaaaaaaaaaaaaaaaaattgaagctgcTGTAATCCATATTGTTTGGTCCTGCTAGCAAGTAGCGTCAGTATCACTACCGATCATTTCTGGACATGGAGTTAGTATATTTTTAGGCAACAATTTGTTGCTGCTAATCACGTAAAAGCGTTCCAGAAGCCAATCTAAAAACATCATTCATAATATTATGCAGATGGTCATTTGTTATACTGTTATATACAGGTTTGAGGTGATCTTGATTTTTGGGGTAAGAAAGAAAAGGTTTGTGTTGTAAAGCACCAAATGGCCCTTTTCCGGGGCTGCATAGCTGTTTTCGGAATTGTGGTTTCTCCATATTCGCATTGTGGGCTAGAATTGCTAGCTTGGTTCTAGCCTCAATGCAGTTCATTTTAAAGTGGAAACCCCTTGGCCTGTACTTAAGCAACATGCTATGCAGAAAATCAGTATTTGCAGCATTACAAAACTCCGTTAGCTGAGTCAAATCTTGTTGAATTTGTTTGTCATGAACAAATTCACTTAGGTCAAACACAGCCTTTGTACCTTTTACCAACCAAGGACACTTCTTTTCCTCCTCTTTGCTTAAATCATCATGATGACACCCACGTTTGATAGTGCCACCTTCCCAGGTATGTTGATTTGTCACATGGTATGTTATGGTGTTCCATTCCTCCCGTAAGGAATTGGCATCCCCTTCACAGACTGCACTTGCAACCCATAACTGATTAAGTACAGTTGATATCCATGGTGTAATTGCTTTGTTGCTTCTCTTATTGGCAATCAATATTAATTTTCTACGCAGATTTCTCGTGTAGTGCCATATTTCAAACTGGTGTCTTATATCTTTATATTCTTCCGCCATAACTTTTTTAATTCTTGTATGATTATCTGTTGCAATTAAATAAACTTTCAAACCATCATTAAAGATATTGTTGACACATCGTCTAAAAGCTTTAGATTCCACAGCCATCATGGAACTGGTTTCCGAAGCCTGAGCATTATGGAAgtctattatttttttgctattttctTCCATCAATGTATATGTGCACCGATTAGCATGAAACTCCTTTCTGTCATGATATCCATCACCGGACAGACATAACATTTTACCTTGCAGTGAATTTATTATAGCTTGACGCTCTTTCTTCCAACGATGGTCAATGGCTggcaaaagaaattttttttgataCATTCCAAAGGTTTTAGGAGAAATAAAAGGGATCTTGAACAGTTGGAAAAACTCCTCTATTTTGTTGTAAATGCTCCCACTAAACAAGAGTGAAGTGCACGATAACAAGTTACCAACAGGCATCTGGCCTATCCTTGGTTGACTTTGCCACAACATAACCTTGTGACCAAGCAGACAATCGCCATAT
The nucleotide sequence above comes from Bombina bombina isolate aBomBom1 chromosome 7, aBomBom1.pri, whole genome shotgun sequence. Encoded proteins:
- the LOC128636062 gene encoding uncharacterized protein LOC128636062, with amino-acid sequence MPRCIVKGCQTKQLHARPTGDASMHTFPTAPERIKLWLESTGQYTENIDSLVQEIATKKRSGNLRMCSKHFTPDCYETVGVSKRLKKDAIPSLFGAGTLVQTLVQTRPMVKIMPAPSIFQSNTTVTENSWPAYILPTHTEDRFQPPPAKKMDDSFAGEITEDGTYKAKDTSDLRTGIVPMDNSNKKAVICMQCATKPPNAKKANKRTTTHGLIRSRDIGTWTGLYEDFVAERVSAGIDMSSVSYNFASVSKQSKTQISSLETKRSQRHQTPTNKLSNSMSPARTAGATVCKGKVKRLSDSHSVLDESSDSLYSQYDEASIAETGDISLGDFSNGSDQKKNPFEERKFIVFESNLDKLLNKLKCSHNGTCNAPIIQSKKNIAGTMVTVYGDCLLGHKVMLWQSQPRIGQMPVGNLLSCTSLLFSGSIYNKIEEFFQLFKIPFISPKTFGMYQKKFLLPAIDHRWKKERQAIINSLQGKMLCLSGDGYHDRKEFHANRCTYTLMEENSKKIIDFHNAQASETSSMMAVESKAFRRCVNNIFNDGLKVYLIATDNHTRIKKVMAEEYKDIRHQFEIWHYTRNLRRKLILIANKRSNKAITPWISTVLNQLWVASAVCEGDANSLREEWNTITYHVTNQHTWEGGTIKRGCHHDDLSKEEEKKCPWLVKGTKAVFDLSEFVHDKQIQQDLTQLTEFCNAANTDFLHSMLLKYRPRGFHFKMNCIEARTKLAILAHNANMEKPQFRKQLCSPGKGPFGALQHKPFLSYPKNQDHLKPVYNSITNDHLHNIMNDVFRLASGTLLRD